The genomic stretch TGCCATCTTTGGTCTTCCTTTCTGTAGCTAGGCTTCTACTCCTGTACTTGTTAATCTTTAATCCAGCTTTCTGCCCATTGCGTAATGGGTCCTAAAATCTGCCCTAGCTCTTTTCCTTTTTGTGTAAGAGTATATTCTGTTCGAATTGGACGATCGGGTATAACTGTGCGTAATACAATATCATGCTCTTCTAACTCTTTAACTCGCTCAGTTAATAATCTTCTACTTAAAGCCGGAATTGCCTCATTGAGCTCGCTAAAACGCTTTGGACCGCTCATCAGCACATAAATGATTAAACCCGTCCATTTTTTACCAATCAATTCAAAACTCTTCTCTACCTTTGGCTGTAACTCTTTTTGTTCTTCCATATTAGTGAGATCCTCCTTTATTAATATGGATGAAAAAACAACTTGTTCACTTATTGTAACAGAAATAGGGAATAAACATGCTCACTATTTCTACAAAAACCCCCTCTTTGCAGGTCTGCAAAGAGGGGGTTTTTGTATTCATTCATTATTCGCTCGCAAGCTTTAGAGCCGTTTCTAATTGACGATCATCTTCTTTAGACTTTATTTTTTCCAGCAGCTTCGTCTGAAGTAGTGCTGCTGTATCTTCGTCAATTTCTCCCGTCACTTTTTGGTCATTTGTTTTTTGGAACGCTTTTACAGCTGTTTCTGTTTCTTTACCAAAATATCCATCGGTCCGGCCAGGTTCAAAACCTAATCCCTTTAACATTTGCTGTGCATTTTTAATTTGATCATCTGTCATATCAAATTTCAGTGTTTTGGTAACTTGAATTGGATTTGTGTAGTAATAGTCAGGCTGCTTTACTTCAACAGTTGGCTTAATTCCTTTTTCATTAATCCAGTTGCCATCGGGTGTTAACCATTTATAGAATGTCAGCTTTAAGTTACTGCCATCTTCCATTGGCACCGCTTGCTGAACTGTTCCTTTGCCATATGACTTTTCACCGACGATGTCATATCCACCAGCTTCTTTTAACGCACCGGCTAAGATTTCTGAAGCAGATGCGCTACCACCATCGATTAATCCTACAATTGGATAATCTTTTGGTTCTTTTAAAGAAGACTTAACCGTTTGGCGATCACCGTCACGCTCTTCAATTTGTACATACGGCTTTTTACCTGTTACAAGCTCATCTAACATTTTCTCTACACTTTGGAGATAGCCACCTGGGTTTCCACGCACATCAAGGACAAGTCCCTCAATGTTTTTCTTTTCAAGTTCTTTTAGCTGCTTTTTAAATTCATCC from Bacillus sp. 1780r2a1 encodes the following:
- a CDS encoding helix-turn-helix transcriptional regulator, with translation MEEQKELQPKVEKSFELIGKKWTGLIIYVLMSGPKRFSELNEAIPALSRRLLTERVKELEEHDIVLRTVIPDRPIRTEYTLTQKGKELGQILGPITQWAESWIKD
- a CDS encoding S41 family peptidase → MNRKIVALLMILSLVVGAAGTYFGLQYVSAQSAGLSSLSSATGTNNVDVNGEFEKIKQAYDLISSQYYKDVDEKKLLEGAIQGMVQTLDDPHSSYMNKETAKQFEQSLDSSFEGIGAEVSMVDGKVTIVAPFKESPAEKAGLKPNDQILKIDGKSIEGLELYDAVLKIRGKKGSTVKLDVQRPGVKETMKVDVVRDEIPIETVYSSVKKVNGKSIGYMEITSFSESTQDEFKKQLKELEKKNIEGLVLDVRGNPGGYLQSVEKMLDELVTGKKPYVQIEERDGDRQTVKSSLKEPKDYPIVGLIDGGSASASEILAGALKEAGGYDIVGEKSYGKGTVQQAVPMEDGSNLKLTFYKWLTPDGNWINEKGIKPTVEVKQPDYYYTNPIQVTKTLKFDMTDDQIKNAQQMLKGLGFEPGRTDGYFGKETETAVKAFQKTNDQKVTGEIDEDTAALLQTKLLEKIKSKEDDRQLETALKLASE